One Ahaetulla prasina isolate Xishuangbanna chromosome 1, ASM2864084v1, whole genome shotgun sequence DNA window includes the following coding sequences:
- the CLDN4 gene encoding claudin-4 yields the protein MASMGMQVLGIALSVIGWLGTILCCGLPMWRVTAFIGNNIVVAQIIWEGLWMNCVVQSTGQMQCKVYESMLALAQDMQAARALVVIAIVLAIIGIFFSIIGGKCTNCVEDEATKPKVMIFAGVIFIISSIMLLIPLCWTANNIIRDFYNPMVTDSQKRDLGTSLYIGWASCGLLLIGGALLCCNCPPKHEKPYSTKYTAAQSVPTSNYV from the coding sequence ATGGCTTCCATGGGGATGCAAGTTTTGGGAATTGCCTTGTCAGTGATCGGATGGCTAGGTACCATCCTCTGTTGTGGGTTGCCGATGTGGAGGGTGACAGCCTTTATAGGCAACAACATTGTGGTGGCCCAAATTATTTGGGAGGGCCTATGGATGAACTGTGTGGTCCAGAGCACGGGACAGATGCAATGCAAGGTCTACGAGTCTATGTTGGCACTGGCGCAGGACATGCAAGCTGCTCGGGCTCTGGTAGTCATTGCCATTGTGCTGGCCATCATTGGCATCTTCTTCTCCATCATTGGAGGAAAGTGCACTAACTGCGtggaagacgaagctaccaaaccCAAGGTGATGATCTTTGCTGGAGTTATTTTCATCATCTCTAGCATCATGCTTCTGATTCCACTCTGCTGGACGGCAAACAACATCATACGAGACTTCTACAATCCCATGGTCACAGACAGCCAGAAGAGGGACTTGGGGACTTCCCTCTATATTGGCTGGGCCTCCTGTGGTCTGCTGCTCATCGGGGGAGCGCTACTGTGTTGCAACTGCCCCCCCAAACATGAGAAACCCTATTCGACAAAATACACAGCAGCACAATCGGTGCCAACTAGCAACTATGTCTAA